The Bacillota bacterium genome segment CATGTCGATACTGATGAAATGCAGTGTAGGGGGTGACGTCATGGCAGACGCTCAGCAATGGCTGGAAGAGGGAATGGAACTGTTCAAGCAGGGGCGTTACGAAGAGTGCATCGAGCGCATGTACTGGGTGCTTCAGAAAGATGCACAGCACTATACGGCATGGTTTTATGTGGGGGCGGCGTACGCTCAGATGCATGACTACGAGAACGCCGCCCATGCTTTTTTCAAAGCAGCCGAGATACAACCCGATTCCTACCGGGCGCACTACAACCTTGGCGCGGCTTACGAAGCACTGGGTTCCTATATGGAAGCCGAAATGGAATACGAGCAGGCGCTGCAGCTGAATCCCGAATATGAGAACGCGAAAAAGGGTCTCATGCGGCTGCGCCAGCTGCATCGGGAGACCTACCGGAAGTCGCCGTGGGACCAGCCTCAGCAGCCACAGGTTTGAGCAGGTAACTCAACAGCGCGGTAGAGTTCGGCAACCTCTTCTGCGGTGAGGTATCTCCAGGCACCAACCGGCAAGTTGCGCAAGGTGAGCGGTCCGAACCGCTCGCGGTGCAGGCGCACAACCGGATGTCCGACCGCCTGACACATGCGCTTGACCTGTCGCTTGCGCCCTTCGTGGATGGTCAGGCGAAGAAGGGTCGTCTTGCGGTCGGTGAGGTAGCGTACTTTCTGCACCTGCGCCGGGGCAGTGATGCCGTCTTCCAGCTGAACGCCTTTCTTCAGACGACAGATGGCTTCCTCTCCGGCCTCTCCGCGTACCTCCACCAGATAGGTCTTCGGTACGCCGTAGCGTGGGTGCATCAGGCGGTGAGCAAGGTCGCCATCGTCGGTAAGAAGCAGCGCACCTGTGGTATCCGCGTCCAGACGCCCGACGGGAAATACAGGCGCGCTAACCCCCTGCAGCAGGTCCGTCACCGTGCACGTGGCATGTGGGTCGCGGCGGGTGGTCATCACGCCTGCAGGCTTGTGCAGAAGGATGTAGGTGTGCTGTTTCGGCAGTTGTAGCCGCTTGCCGTCTACCTCGATGACGTCGGATTGGGGATTTGCCCGTGTGCCCAGCTGGGTGACCACCTGTCCGTTCAGGCGCACTCGCCCCTGCAGGATAAGCTGTTCACACGCCCGTCGCGAGCCATAGCCCGCCTGCGCCAGGATTTTCTGCAAACGCTGCAACTGATTGCTCATGTTCTGCATGTGAACTACGTTTCGGTATCGGGTTCCACGCGTACGGCTTTCGCGAGATGGTGGTCTATGGCAATCTGTGTGAAGCCGATTTGCAATACGTAGACTGGGAAACGTTGAACCACTTTCACACGGACACCTGGTACCACGCCCAAAGCCAGCAGCTTCTGTGCGATGGTATGGTCATGCAGTCGCAGCTCGCGCACGGTGCCCGCTTCACCCACGCGCAGGGCAGTCAGCGGGAGAGTATCTTCAGCGGACTCCTCCGGATGTCCACGCTGGCGGTGGCGTTTGCGCATGGACTATTACCTCTTGCGTGTGTCCGCTTCGGTGGCACGTCGCGCCCGCCAGCGGCGTAACCACTGTACCACTGCAGGCTCTTGAGGTTGCTCATAGCCACAACGCGGACATTTGGTCAGATGGCACCCGCTGAACAGTCCGCAGCCCCGGCAAACCTGGGCTGCCTCTTCCTGCTCGTAGGTGTAACCGCAGAAAGCACATTTCATAGCTGCACTCCGAGTGACTGCAGTATCAGATTCATCAACGTTCCCACTGTGATGGCAAAGAGAAAGATGATGGCGGAAATCGCCAGGGCTGTTTTCAGACCCCGCTCTTTCTTCATCATGAGAAACTGCGCGATACAGGGCAGGAACAGGGTCAGCGTGACAGCGCTTACCAGCAGCTGGCGTCCGCTCAGCGCGCCGTGCTCCTGCAGGTGGTAAAGCCCGGCCGCACCGTAGTCGCGCCGGAAGAAGCCGAACAGGAAAGCAGAAGCCGCCTCGTCGGGCAAGCCCATCAGATGCACCACCGGCGTGAGCGCACGCAGGGCGAGGTCAAAAAGCCCTGTCATTTGTCCGAGCCAGATAACCACGCTCGCGAAGATGAAGAGAGGAAACACCTCGCGCAGGTACCAGTGCATTCGGGCGTAGGTTTTGGTGAGTACGTTAGAAAGTATCGGCAGGCGCATCGGCGGGATTTCGATGTAGAAGGTCGCTGGGGTGCCCGGCAACACTCGCGCCGTCAGCCAGCCAATGAACAGGAAGACACTAACCAGCGTTGCCGTCCATATCAACAGCGCGCCTGGGTGCGATGCCAGCAGCGCCATAATCACTCCCAGCTGCGCCGAGCAGGGGATAGCCAGCGCCAGCAGGAAGGTAGCAATGAGCCGTTCACGCGGGGTTTCCAGAATGCGCGTAACCATCGTTGCCATTGTGTCGCAGCCGAAACCCAGCACCATTGGGATGACCGCGCGTCCGTTCAACCCAATCTTTTTGAACAGTCGGTCGATCAGCATCGCCAGGCGGGGAAAGTAGCCGCTGTCCTCCAGTATCGAGAACATCAGGAAGAATGTGCCCACAATGGGCAGAATGAGAGCGACCGCATAGGTGATTCCCAGTGTGAAGATGCCGTACTCCCCAACGAACAGTTCCTGAACAGGTACGAAGGGGATGATTGCTTTAACCCAGTGCGTGATGAACGGATTGATGTAGTTACCGAACAGCCCGTTCTCCAGCAGGTCCAC includes the following:
- a CDS encoding rRNA pseudouridine synthase; amino-acid sequence: MQNMSNQLQRLQKILAQAGYGSRRACEQLILQGRVRLNGQVVTQLGTRANPQSDVIEVDGKRLQLPKQHTYILLHKPAGVMTTRRDPHATCTVTDLLQGVSAPVFPVGRLDADTTGALLLTDDGDLAHRLMHPRYGVPKTYLVEVRGEAGEEAICRLKKGVQLEDGITAPAQVQKVRYLTDRKTTLLRLTIHEGRKRQVKRMCQAVGHPVVRLHRERFGPLTLRNLPVGAWRYLTAEEVAELYRAVELPAQTCGC
- a CDS encoding ferrous iron transport protein A, which produces MRKRHRQRGHPEESAEDTLPLTALRVGEAGTVRELRLHDHTIAQKLLALGVVPGVRVKVVQRFPVYVLQIGFTQIAIDHHLAKAVRVEPDTET
- a CDS encoding tetratricopeptide repeat protein — protein: MADAQQWLEEGMELFKQGRYEECIERMYWVLQKDAQHYTAWFYVGAAYAQMHDYENAAHAFFKAAEIQPDSYRAHYNLGAAYEALGSYMEAEMEYEQALQLNPEYENAKKGLMRLRQLHRETYRKSPWDQPQQPQV